One stretch of Paramormyrops kingsleyae isolate MSU_618 chromosome 4, PKINGS_0.4, whole genome shotgun sequence DNA includes these proteins:
- the adhfe1 gene encoding hydroxyacid-oxoacid transhydrogenase, mitochondrial: MAGRDRVVNLLRQLERAACRCPAHSQTYHQVSAHGSGSRTTDYAFEMASSNIRYGEGVTTEIGMDLRNLGARNVCLMTDRTVSRLPPLTAVLDSLAKHDVTFRCYDRVRVEPTNSSFRDAIDFAKRGDFDAYVAVGGGSVIDTCKAANLYACHPEADFLDFVNAPIGKGQPVTQTLKPLIAVPTTAGTGSETTGVAIFDYEPLKAKTGIASRALRPTLGMVDPLHTLHMPERVAANSGFDVLCHALESYTALPYSQRQPCPTNPINRPAYQGSNPISDVWSRHALHVVAKYMKRAVRDPGDVEARSSMHLASVFAGIGFGNAGVHLCHGMSYPIAGNVKIFRAKDYDVDHPIVPHGLSVVLTSPAVFAFTGPMCPERHLEAAQILGADVRRVKRKDAGSVLADTLRDILQDLQVEDGLGAIGYTQADIPALVKGTIPQERVTKLAPRTHTEDDLAQLFEASLKLY, encoded by the exons ATGGCAGGACGCGATCGTGTGGTCAATTTGCTTAGGCAACTCGAGAGAGCTGC GTGTAGATGTCCTGCTCATTCACAGACATACCATCAAG TTTCAGCTCATGGGTCGGGAAGCCGAACCACCGATTATGCTTTTGAG ATGGCGAGCTCAAACATTAGATATGGAGAAGGCGTTACTACAGAAATTGGCATG GACTTACGGAATCTGGGAGCGCGGAATGTGTGTCTGATGACGGACAGGACAGTGTCCCGCCTCCCGCCTCTCACAGCGGTGCTGGACTCACTGGCCAAACATGACGTCACTTTCAGGTGCTATGACCGAGTGCGGGTGGAGCCCACGAATTCCAG CTTCAGGGACGCCATCGACTTCGCAAAGCGTGGAGACTTCGATGCGTATGTGGCGGTGGGCGGAGGCTCTGTGATTGACACCTGCAAGGCAGCCAATCTGTATGCCTGTCACCCAGAGGCAGACTTCCTGGACTTTGTGAATGCTCCAATCGGCAAGGGGCAGCCGGTAACACAGACCCTTAAGCCCCTAATAGCAG TACCTACGACTGCCGGAACAGGAAGTGAGACCACCGGTGTGGCTATTTTTGACTATGAGCCTTTAAAAGCTAAAACAG GCATAGCTAGCCGAGCCCTGAGGCCAACGTTAGGGATGGTAGATCCCCTCCACACGCTGCACATGCCTGAGCGAGTGGCCGCCAACAGTGGGTTTGACGTGCTGTG CCATGCCCTGGAGTCCTACACCGCGCTTCCCTACAGCCAGCGTCAGCCCTGTCCTACCAACCCCATCAACCGGCCCGCCTACCAGGGCAGCAACCCAATCAGTGATGTGTGGTCCCGTCACGCCCTGCACGTAGTAGCTAAGTACATGAAGCG AGCCGTGAGAGACCCTGGGGACGTGGAGGCGAGGTCCAGCATGCACCTCGCCAGTGTGTTTGCCGGGATTGGATTTGGAAACGCCGGCGTTCATTTGTG CCATGGAATGTCCTACCCCATCGCAGGCAATGTGAAAATCTTCAGAGCAAAGGATTATGATGTCGATCACCCTATAGTG CCCCACGGCCTTTCGGTTGTGTTGACTTCCCCTGCGGTCTTTGCCTTCACTGGACCCATGTGTCCAGAGCGCCACCTTGAGGCGGCACAGATATTAG GGGCTGACGTGCGGCGTGTCAAGCGGAAGGATGCGGGATCGGTGCTGGCAGATACCCTGAGGGACATCCTGCAGGACCTGCAGGTGGAGGACGGCCTGGGGGCCATTGGCTACACCCAAGCTGATATCCCTGCGCTTGTGAAGGGCACCATACcacag GAGAGGGTCACCAAACTAGCTCCCCGGACTCACACAGAAGACGACCTGGCCCAGCTGTTCGAGGCCTCGCTGAAGCTCTACTGA